TGCCCGATCCCGCAGCGCATGAACGCAACGTAGTCCCCAAAGTCGGATCGGTTGCCCTCCTAGATACGCGCTGCCACCTTTGACCTCAAATTCTCGTGTCGCCATCGGAGGATCGGGAAACGGATCGACATCGGCCGCCGTGGCGGTTGCTCCGACCCATTGAAGACTCATCAACAGGATTGCAGCGCGGGTCGCGACGTTCGAATTCATGGTCGCTTCTCCGGTGCAATCGGCGTCGAAACCGTCAGGTCATCAAATAAGGAGCAGGCGTCGGACCTTGTCCACAGCCCGATTTTGCCGACATCCAGGAATGCCATGTCCTCGGCCTCGAGCAGTTTCGCTTCGTCGAGGTAGCCGACAATCTGCGTCCCGCACGTCGTAATCCGAATGGTGTGCCAGTCACTGTCACCGGGTACATCCGCATGATCCAGTTGAGTCAGCTTCCCGTTTTCGATCTTATAAAGCCTGAAATTGGGTCGACGCGGACTGTGTCGTGCGCTATGTGGGTTGTAGCGGACTAGGTAGTAGTTGTCTTTGTCCTTGGCCCGCCAGACCAGCCCGCCGCCGCGCTCGTTCTCGCCTCCGACAGATTTAATCCGGACGCTCAGATCGACGTCCCGATAACTGGATTGTTCGACCAGCGTCAGATTGAAGACCGAAAGACGATTTTCCGCCCGCTGCGCGAGTACCAGATTGCCATCGGCATTGACGACCTCCCATCGACCGACATCGTTGGTGAACCCCTCTGCTGCCTGCCCCGGTTCCTCTGTCTCAAAATTCCAACTCGCCTCTCGCGATGAAAAGGGAGACAACCCCACCAGCGACGCAACGAGGATCAATCGACCGAGACTACGAACAACCCGAGCGGCAGACGAAATGCGCCCACGGGATGCGAGCGCATTCCTCACGATGTCATTCAATTCTTTAATCCCTGTGGACTGATTGAAAATTCCGACGCCGGAACATGGTTTGGATACTCCCAACGACCGACATTGTCGCGAACCCACTCGTAGTAGAATTTGATCCCGCGATCGTTGGGGCCAGTCCCGTAGCCGCCCATTTCGCCATGGGGAGCAGTACCGCTGTAGTTTGTGATCCCCTGCAAATGCCCCGCGTGGAACATCAACACCGCATGCGGCGCATCAAGAAACTTTCGACAATTGGTGAAGATATTCTCCACGTTTGTCGCATTGAAAATACCATCGTTGTTGTAGTAGTCCTCTCGAATTGGCTCCGCATTGATCACGAACCCCTCTTGAGGAATGGCCATCCCTTTCTGAATGATTCGAATGTCCATCCCAGGGTACGTGTCACCGGTACCCGACTTCCAGTGCGGGCCGATTCCCGCTTCGATATCCGGAGCGATCGCCTTGAACCAACTGGTCATCATCGCCTTCTTCTTTTCGCCGTCGGGCTCCCGGACCAGCAACTTGTCGGCTCGCAACGGATGATTGAATTCGTCGCACAAGTTGACGAAGACGTTTCGCAGCTTACGTTCTTTCAAGAACTTGGCCGTCTCTTCGATCGCCGTCCGCATATCGTCTTCGTCATGAAAGTCCTGATCTTTCCGCGGGGCCAGAACACCGATCATCACGACCATGCCTCGCTTGTCGGCCTCGCGGACGAACCATTCGATTCGTTTCGCCACCTCGGGCAGAATCTTTCCGTGTCGCGTGAATCCGTTCAGCCCCGCGTCGCCATCGGGATGCCCCGCATTCACACTCTGGATGAACGCCCCGACCAGATTGATGCCATGGGCATTCATGTTGTCGAAGTTGCGAATGAAACGCTCGGTGACGGCATCGCTGAAAAATGCGTTCCCGCATCGCAATCCCCACAAATCGACCTCATGCCCACCAAGAAATGCCCGCCGATTTCGAATCTCGAACTCCTTCGTCTCGGCAACGGGCTCTGTCGGCTTCGGTACGACAAATGTCCCTTGTGCTGCGAAGTCATCGAAATCGGACTGTGCGTCGGCTTTTGTCCAAATCCCCAGTCGACCGTATCCACGAATCGAATCGTCTTGTGCCTCAAGCGGAAACTGATCATCGAGCGTACAACGAATCGAGTTTCCTTTCATCGAGACCTTGATCACGTGCCAATTGCTGTCGCCGGGCGCCTTGACGCTCGCCAGTTGAAATCGCTTGCCGTCGACGACCTTGTAGAGCCGAAAAGAATCTTCGAGCGGATTATAGCGCGACAGATAGTACGTCTGGGCGTTTTTCAGCCGCCAGACGATACCTCCCCCCTGATCGACGACACCTTTGTCCGCCTTCACCCGAACGCTCGCTTCGACGTCGGAATACAGAATATCCGTACGAATCACGAGATTGAACACAGAATCGGCGCTCCGCGCCGTCTGACGTAACGTCCGATTCTTCCCCTCTGACGCAACCTTCCATTCACCGACAGCCGAGACATAGCTGACCGGCAAATTCCCGGCGGTGTCGTTTTCGAAATCCCACTTCCGAATTCCGCCAGGCCCATCGTCAGCGCGGGCCATCCCCATGACAAGAGCTCCAACAATCATCATGGCCAGTACGTCGCGCATCCCTGTCTCCGGTTCAAGATGTCTTACGAATTTTGCATTCTTCTATTCGGGTCGCAGTCATTCGCCAATGTCGACGGAAATGGATCAGCCGTCAGATCACCACATCAGACACACCCTCGGCAAATCGTATTCTCGAGTGACGTCCCAACTGCAAGCGTATCCGGCCCGCGACAGACTCCTCAAATGATCGGCACAAACAAGAGTCATTTCGTCTTTTATCAGTCACAATCCCAGGAATCAACTGAACACGCCGCGATCCACTCGGCCCCACGTTGCAATCCATTGAAACCACAGGGACCGGCTCCGCGCCAATTCGAAAAAGCCACGACATCGTAAAGATCCCGGTACTTTTCTGACTGTCTACAGGAGAGGGCAAGTCCAACGCGGTCGACGGAGCTCTCCGAGACGATTCGTCTGCCAAGCGGCATTCGTTTGTTTATGGATTCATCGAATCTGCATCATCGCCCGAATGAATACATCTCATTGTATTGATATCAACGTTGCCCACCGACATCATCACGCAAGCAGGTCGACAATCGGCATCGTTAGTAGGCGAGCCGCGGCGGCGCAGGCGTGCTTTTCGACACTCAAACGGAACGTCGCCGAAAAAAAGAACAGGATGACTCGAGCCGACACTAGTAGTTCGAGTTGGCAGCGATATTATGATCCGCGTCGTACGCTTTAGATATTACCTGTGTACGCCATTTTTTCCGTACTTGCCCATGACTCGCAGTCAACTTGAAATCAACGAACAGCGAGCGATGCGTCACGGGCCCGAGGTCGTTCCCAGTAGACCCCATCAGTTCCCGTTTGAAACAAAGTCATACCTGGCCACAATCCCTGGATGGAGACCAGTCTCATGCGTCGAATTCCGTTGCTCTCGATGGTATCCACGCTCGCAATCGGAGGGCTACTTGGCTATGCCGCAGCCCTCACCGATCTTCGCAGCCCGGCCCAGGCCGCGCCGTCCGTCGCTTCCAGCACTGCTCCCGTCATCGATGCGGCCATCCCCCCCGACGCCACCGCATCGATTCCAGTCCCCGCGGGTCTCGATCAGCCGAGGGCATCATGTTGTTCGACGGGCCTCAGCAATCAGGACCAATTGGCTCTGGCCAGCCACAATCAACTTGTTGCAGCGTCTCTGACTCAAGCAGGCAAGAAGCCGAACATCCTGGTCATTTGGGGCGATGATATCGGGATCACCAACATCAGTGCCTATAGCGATGGCCTGATGGGCTATCGCACACCGAATATCGATCGGATCGGGTCCGAGGGAGTCCGTTTCCTGCACTATTATGGCGAACAAAGTTGTACCGCCGGTCGTGCCGCGTTTCTGACGGGCCAGCACGGGATTCGCACCGGACTCACGAAGGTCGGTTTTCCGGGCGCACCAATGGGCATGAGCCAACTCGATCCTTCAATTGGCGGGCTGCTCAAGAACCTTGGATATGCGACCGGCCAGTTTGGCAAGAACCACGTCGGCGACCGTAACGAGTCACTGCCCACCGTCAATGGTTTCGACGAGTTCTTCGGCAACCTGTACCACTTGAACGCCGAAGAAGAACCAGAACTTCCCGACTACCCTAAAGATCCTGCATATCGCGCCCAGTTCGGTCCGCGCGGAGTTCTCAAGTGCAAAGCCAGCGATAAGGACGACCCGACAGTCGACCCCCGTTTTGGCAAAATCGGCAAACAAACCATCGAAGATACGGGCGCTCTTACGAAGAAGCGAATGGAAACCATCGACGATGAAACGTCCGCCGCCGCCATCGACTACATGCAGCGACAGCACAAAGCGAGCAAACCCTTCTTCTGCTGGTTCAACGCAACACGCATGCATCTACGGACCCACGTTCGTGCCGAACACCGTGGCCGCTACAAGCACGGCGATAGCGAGTACATCGACGGCATGATCGAGCATGACGAAACGGTTGGATCGCTGCTCAAATCACTGGATGATCTGGGGATCGCCAACAACACTATCGTCGTTTACTCCACCGACAACGGTCCCCACATGAACTCGTGGCCCGATGGCGCGATGACTCACTTCCGTTCCGAAAAGAACACGAACTGGGAAGGCGCATTTCGCGTGCCATGTCTTGTTCGCTGGCCGGGTGTGATCAAGCCGGGCACGGTCACCAATGAACTGATGAGCCACAATGATTGGGTTCCCACATTCTGTTCCATCGCGGGCGAACCTGACATCGTCGCGAAATGTGCGAAGGGCTATACCGCCAACGGCATCAAGTACAAAGTCCATCTCGACGGATTCGACCAGTCGGCCTTGCTCAAGACTGTTAGCGGCCCCGCAGGCGGCGATTCCCCAGCAAAGAGTGCGCGTGACAAATTCTTCTACGCCGATGACGACGGATTGCTCGTGGCCATTCGCCAGGGCGACTACAAATACGTCTTCGCCGAGCAACGTCTGGCGGGCACGCTGGGAGTGTGGGCCGAACCATTTACCAAGCTTCGACTGCAGAAGATCTTCAATATCTACCAAGACCCCTTCGAACGTGCAGACTTTACGTCCAATACCTATTGGGACTGGAATCTGAATCACATCGGGAATGTCTATGGAACGATGCAAGAAGTCTTTAAGTTCATCGAAACGTTCAAAGAGTTTCCGCCGCGTTCATTCCCACCCAGCTTCGTTCCG
This genomic interval from Schlesneria paludicola DSM 18645 contains the following:
- a CDS encoding arylsulfatase, producing MRRIPLLSMVSTLAIGGLLGYAAALTDLRSPAQAAPSVASSTAPVIDAAIPPDATASIPVPAGLDQPRASCCSTGLSNQDQLALASHNQLVAASLTQAGKKPNILVIWGDDIGITNISAYSDGLMGYRTPNIDRIGSEGVRFLHYYGEQSCTAGRAAFLTGQHGIRTGLTKVGFPGAPMGMSQLDPSIGGLLKNLGYATGQFGKNHVGDRNESLPTVNGFDEFFGNLYHLNAEEEPELPDYPKDPAYRAQFGPRGVLKCKASDKDDPTVDPRFGKIGKQTIEDTGALTKKRMETIDDETSAAAIDYMQRQHKASKPFFCWFNATRMHLRTHVRAEHRGRYKHGDSEYIDGMIEHDETVGSLLKSLDDLGIANNTIVVYSTDNGPHMNSWPDGAMTHFRSEKNTNWEGAFRVPCLVRWPGVIKPGTVTNELMSHNDWVPTFCSIAGEPDIVAKCAKGYTANGIKYKVHLDGFDQSALLKTVSGPAGGDSPAKSARDKFFYADDDGLLVAIRQGDYKYVFAEQRLAGTLGVWAEPFTKLRLQKIFNIYQDPFERADFTSNTYWDWNLNHIGNVYGTMQEVFKFIETFKEFPPRSFPPSFVPATLMEQTLEAIKESRRRAAEGAK